AACTCATCcctaataaattaatacaagTTGTAAGAGAGAATCATGATATATAGGAATCAATTGGCACAACCTAGTGTAATTAATAGAAGGTTGGATCTATATCCTATTTTGTCCTTAATTTTAATCATGTGGTTGATTTTAATATGGCCCATGTTTTTAATCATTGTTAAATTGACCTGCGCCTAATTAAATTAACTAAGAGAGCTTAAAAGCAAGCTAggattataattaataattgggTTGGTAATAGGGGGAATCAATTAATTAAGCTCCCCGTATATATTATTTAGTTCAGTTCTAGATCAATAATTACttcaattagaaataaaatgatCGGATTAACAATCGAATTAAGCTAATATTCATTGGGTAATCAGATCAATAGACGAGTTGATGATTAGATAATCTTTTTGGTTGGTGCATGGAAATGCTACTTAACCAAatctttttcatccaagagaAGTAGGACGAATTATTATTAGTCTATGATTTATGGTCATGATTCACTAATTATAGTTAATTATCGGAATTAATAAATCTGATGAATATATAATTCAATCCTTAATTTAATCAATTGGATCTAAGATCCAAACATAAACAATTTGGGTCAAACACGACTTGTTCATCGACCAAActtaagccttttttttttattattgttaaacACTCATAAACATTTGTATAATTATTGGTAATCTTACAATTTTTGGAAAGTTAATACAAACCGTGTAACCTTTCTAATCATTTTAATCAATCACTTAATTCTGAATTTCATTAatcttttttacatttttttcaatCTCATTATAACCAATANGTTGATGGGAATTGGAAAGATGGCACTACAGATGGTGTAGAATGTTTTACCTCCcgattgataaataaattcgCCTTAGGGCGtgtttttcctcaaaaaaaaaaaaactcaaattaaataaattaaaataaaaaatataaattttatgattgttttaattatcattttaaattgccaaattatataaaaaccgTGTAACCTTTCTAATCATTTTAATCAATCACTTAATTCTGAATTTCATTAatcttttttacatttttttcaatCTCATTATAACCAATATCttaaatacatttaaattaTCAAGCATTCGAAAAGAAGAGGGCGTCGATCAGGTTATTtggtttttatataatttggcaatttaaaatgataattaaaacaatcataaaatttatattttttattttaatttatttaatttgagtttttttttttttgaggaaaaacaCGCCCTAAGGcgaatttatttatcaatcgGGAGGTAAAACATTCTACACCATCTGTAGTGCCATCTTTCCAATTCCCATCAACCCATACATGTAAGGAAAATGTTGTAGGTTCTTGAATCAGAGTTAAGTTCTGAATGCTAATCATCACTATATATGTTCTCTTTAGAATTAATATAAGGCCGTCTAGCCACGGGCCCGTGAAATGATGGTAGTGACACAGAAAGACTTATGAGTTGTCATGTCGTCATGGCTTTATTagttaggataaaaaaaattcaagaggACAGAGACTTCTCCGCATTATCAATTATAAGGCCTATATTGGATGCGAAGCAGATACGTCGTGTCTGCTCATAGTTAAAGAATAAGCTCCATAACAGATGAACACAGAAAGCTTTATGAGTCGTCATAGCTTTATTAGTTAGGataaagaaaattcaaaaggaCAGAGACTTCTCCGCATTATCAATTATAAGACCTCTATTGGATGCGAAGCAGATACGTCGTGTCTGCTCATAGTTAAAGAATAAATGTACCAACGTCTCAGGCACTTGTAGGCGGAGCGGGTAAAGTCCATTAAAGTTAGATAGTCCGGGGGCTTAGTGAGGCTCCAACTGATAGAGAAATTTAATCTGAGTTAAGTTAACATATTATTTTCTcgcacaataaaaaaaaagtaccaaTGGTAACACTTTGCATCGCATTTCTCCGGTCCCATCCCCTCTCTCCATGCTTATAAATGCAATGTAATTAACCACACCCAACGCATCAAAGGGTGCAAGATCCAAGAAACAcattctatttatttatctctctataactcttttcttcttattctctaTCTATAGAGATTTAGAGGGCTCCTTCAAACTCTTCTCAACCTCTCCTTCATGGCGAGCACGGGCTCCGCGGCCGCTGCATCAAATGGCGCCAACGCGAACCCGGTCGTGCCAACCCCTCCCCCGTCCATGGGGAAGATGATCACCGTCCTGAGCATCGACGGCGGTGGAATAAGGGGTCTTATTCCTGGAACTATTCTCGTCTATCTCGAATCCAAGCTCCAAGtatagttcttttttttaagaacaaAATACAATTCTATCGGTTTATTCATTTAGAGGATGAGCGGAGACAGTCGGgtctgaagaaaagaaaaaaaaagaaaaaaaaaaactttattattgtgtgcgtgtgtgtgttttgtgcatatatatatatatatatatagaattagattggaatactattaatagtaaaatgctccttttgctatcaagtttttaacccttggatgagaaattgtagggtcgggatgatattagtcggttagagttgagtggtcctcctagggttgagtggtccccactgggctatagtatttaatccaatggttagaaataatgaaaagagttgatccaaaggctaaaaaactggtagcgacaatgggattttgctacNatatatatatatatatatatatatatataaagataggctggtatactatcagtagcacggagggctccgtgctaccaagttattttcaatgatgcagcttccaaatcgacgatcggctccgttagacttgatctacactattgaaagtatttggaaactaaatttcataatattttggcatcatttacctatcaaatgagtagtttaaaaataaacggctgaaaataaaaatctaataaaaaataatgataaaagtcttgaatttaagatcagaggtgctgatcttactctaaatagtaaaaagaattttctataaaaattttatcagatttggattgttttacaccgttaaattcacaaacgcatcacatctaccgttaaaatagtcaattttgagaccttttgattactagccaaatgatgtcgaaaaattataaaatttagtttccaaatacttttaatggtgtagatcatgtctaacaaagccgatcgtcgatttgaaagccacattatcgaaaataacttggtagcacagagacctccgtgctaccgatagtatatcagcctagctctatatatatatatatatatatatcagctaCTGAAAACTTTATTCCATGCACACAACCTCctgaaaatttgatatttatataaaagttcTCCAAAATTCTTTGCTTCGTGCATGTTAATAATGAaccatatatttaaaatattcgtGGGGGAATTAATTAATACTTGTATAAGTCAAGCTTTATTGCCCCTGAGGTTATTAATTAAGTTTTCTTTACACAATTTAGCTTAGAGAAATATGGACAATTAACATGCTACAAATATTCTACACTATTTTAATTTCTTCTATGGCATAGCGGTCCTTTTGATGTATATGAGTAGCATTGCTCTTTTTATATAACTATATGTAGTATCGAATAATTTATCAATTTGTATTTGTTAGGAACTGGATGGACCAGACGCAAGAATCGCCGACTACTTCGACGTAATCGCGGGCACGAGCACCGGCGGTTTGGTCACTGCTATGCTCACTACACCTAACAAGGACAACCGCCCGCTTTTCGCAGCCAAGGAGATTCCCCAATTCTATTTGGAAAATGGCCCCAAAATTTTCCCTCAAAAACTGTGAGGATGGATTCACTatgcttttatatttatttcaatttttagctTAGTTAGTTTctatatattagaatatatgataaataagaaaattttaaagttcttgctataattttgttgtagcgaaaagttgcaaatatatatagttcttcTTCAAGAGAGCGAACTTGAAGTTAAATAAGTCGAACATAACTAATCATCTACTTGATCTTTTGCAGTGTTGGGCCCTTTACTCCAGCAGTAAACCTGTTTGGCGCGCTCGCGGGGCCGAAATACGACGGCAAATTTTTACACAACAAGATAAAAAGCTTATGCGGCGATAGCCGGCTCAGCCAGACTGTGACCAACATAGTCGTCCCGACTTTCGACGTCAAGTATCTGCAGCCGATCATTTTCTCCACCTATGAGGTGAACTTTGATCATTAGAATCAGAACAAAcctgaatttatatatatacatatgtatatattctCGTCTTTCAAATTGATCTCACTCTCGTGATTTATTCGTGcgatccatatatatatatatatatataggcgaAGAGTATGCCGTTGAAGGATGCTCTACTCTCTGATATCTGCATAAGCACTTCTGCAGCGCCGACATATTTCCCAGCGCATTATTTCCAAACAAAAGACTCCGCAGGGAACTCCCGGGACTTTAATCTTGTTGATGGCGGTGTGGCTGCGAATAATCCGGTAACTAATTAATCATTGCTATTAGCTAGTAATTAATCAATAGAAATTAACACATGTTGTAGTGTTACTAATTAAACCTGTAACATATTTGAATACATGCAATAATAATACACCAGACGATGACGGCGATGTCGCAAGTGACGAAGGAGATATTCATGGAGAACCCGGACTTCTTCCCTATCAACCCCATGGACTACGGCAAGTTCTTGGTGATCTCGCTGGGGACGGGCTCGGCGAAGGAGGCGGAGAAGTATACCGCCCCTGGCTGCGCCAAATGGGGCGTCCTCGGCTGGCTCTACAACAACGGCATGACCCCCCTCATCGACATCTTCGCACACGCCAGCGCCGACATGGTCGACATCCACGCCTCCATCCTCTTCCAGGCGCTCCGCACTGAGAATCATTACCTTCGTATCCAGGTACGCACATAAGAAGTTTACGAGCACTAATAATTGTTGATTCAGCAGTCCCATCATCTTAAgactatatcttatatataag
Above is a genomic segment from Ananas comosus cultivar F153 linkage group 15, ASM154086v1, whole genome shotgun sequence containing:
- the LOC109721141 gene encoding patatin-like protein 2, producing the protein MASTGSAAAASNGANANPVVPTPPPSMGKMITVLSIDGGGIRGLIPGTILVYLESKLQELDGPDARIADYFDVIAGTSTGGLVTAMLTTPNKDNRPLFAAKEIPQFYLENGPKIFPQKLVGPFTPAVNLFGALAGPKYDGKFLHNKIKSLCGDSRLSQTVTNIVVPTFDVKYLQPIIFSTYEAKSMPLKDALLSDICISTSAAPTYFPAHYFQTKDSAGNSRDFNLVDGGVAANNPTMTAMSQVTKEIFMENPDFFPINPMDYGKFLVISLGTGSAKEAEKYTAPGCAKWGVLGWLYNNGMTPLIDIFAHASADMVDIHASILFQALRTENHYLRIQDDSLIGDTSSVDVSTRKNMEDLIQIGNDLLKKPAARVNLETGTYEPIARGGTNADAIDHFAKKLSEERKRRHAKLNSS